TTACACCAGAAAAGTGCATGAAATAGGATTGATCTTTTAATATATCCACTGATGATTTGAAACTACTGCTGAAATGAAATACTGAGAGATGAACATTCTTAGATCAAAACTGACTCAATAACGAATTGACCAAAACCAATTTAACCAAATTAAAATATTGTACAACCCTACAAGAGAGTAGCTCAAGTGGAAAGCACCTCCACCTCAAACCTCAAGGTTGTAGGTTCAAGTCACCAGAGGAGCAAATTACTATATATGGATATATTGTAAAACCCTAGACTATCCTCTTTAAGGGCATTAATTTAATTGCTGGCCTTTCACCTTTTTCTTTTAACACCTAAATTTGATTGTTGTTGTCATGCTATAAAAACAATCATGTGATCCCCGCAGTCTGTCCTTATCCGTTGCTTACTCTAGTCCATTTTAAGTATAGATTTGAAGCACACATGGAAGTTCATGTGGGATCAATTGATGAGGAAGACGATGAGCAAGGAATTGCTCACATGATTGAACATGTTGCTTTTCTTGGAAGTAAGAAGCGCGAAAAACTTTTGGGGACCGGGGCACGATCAAATGCTTACACAGATTTTCATCATACAGTGTTCCACATCCATTCACCCACTAGCACAAAGGTTTGTCAAGTTGTCATATCATGTTTTTGAGCCTTTGAAGTTGTGCTTGCTTATTTCATGATCAAGTAGATGTTCTCATAAATACAATACTCACACCTGTAATcagtttcttctttctttttaatgTTCAACTTCATCCTCTCTAAAGTTAAAAAGATCTCCCCGCCTCACCTCCCCCCTACAAAATGGAaaacttaaaagaaaaaaaaatgaagataaGAATAGAAGATATTAGTAGGAAACAAAGCAGAGGGAATGGAAAGAAATGGAATTTAAGAATGTTAATGCCTTATTGTAATGAGGTATTAAGTCAAATCCATATTGTAATATAACCAACTAGAGTAACCTGGTCAATGCTGCTTTCAGTAAACTTGCAAAGTGTATGGAGACTTGTTCCATTTACTGCTTTTTCACCTCTAACAATTCACAGTGTGATCTCAATTACTGTCTTTGTTATTCACATATTATATTTGTTGCTTTAGTTAGTTTGCACCACATGAGTTTGATTGATCAAAATTTCTCCCTCCAGGGCTCAGAAGGCGATTGTCTTCCAGTGGTCCTAGATGCTCTGAATGAGGTATTACTAGTAATTATTTTTCATATGCTTCTTTGATTGCAGCAATCTTCAGCTTCTCCTAGCATCTTGTGTCAGTCAAACTGCCCGCATAATAAAATCCTATCCCTCACGTGTGCTTCCTCTTTGAGTTTGCTTAGTGATAAAGCTTATGGCTGATTGTTCTAACCTTTTTTTTAACAATATAGATCGCTTTCCATCCCAAGTTTCTTGCTTCGCGAGTTGAGAAAGAAAGACGTGCAATACTGTCAGAGCTACAAATGATGAATACTATAGAATACCGTGTTGATTGCCAGGTAATTAGCAAGATGATCATAAtcatcttttttgtttttttgtatgTAGTTCATTAGTTTGAGCTTCTCATACTAATAAAAAACCCAATATCTTCACATGCTTTGTTGATCTCAGTTGTTACAGCACTTGCACTCCGAGAACAAGCTGAGCAAAAGATTCCCAATTGGGCTCGAAGAACAGATCAAGAAATGGGATGCTGATAAAATCAGAAAATTTCATGAACGTTGGTACTTTCCAGCAAATGCCACCTTATACATTGTGGGAGATATAGATAACATTTCACAGACCATTTACCATATTGAAGTATGTTCCTTAGCACAGGGAAATGTTTATAAGTGTCATTTAATGGAAATTTCCTGCAACTGTCTCTAGTACTTACAAAGGAGTCTTGCTGCAGGATGTTTTTGGGAAAACCGAAATGGATAATGAGCCTAATTCAGCACCTAGTCCGAGTGCCTTTGGTGCAATGGCTAGTTTTCTAGTTCCCAAGCTGACAGTTGGACTCTCAAGCAATTCCACGCATGATAGGTCATCTGCTTCTTTGGATCAGGCGAAAGCGTTGCGAAAGGAGAGGCATGCAGTCCGGCCTCCTGTTCAGCACAATTGGTCTCTTCCTGGACACAACAACGATACTAAAACACCACAGATATTTCAGCATGAATTACTACAGAATTTCTCAATGAATATGTTTTGCAAGGTACGACTGGACCTAATTACTGCACTGAACTCGTGGCACATAATTTCCCATTTGGATTTTGTCATTGTCATtgttatattccttttccttatAATTATTACTTACTACAGGCTACAATATTTGTCCTGGAAACATTTATAGCTTGCTAACTGATCAGATTAGACAATGCCATATATTTAATGGTAAATGAAAGAAAGTTAAGTATGTCAAGCCGTGATTAGATAATTGTACACCTCAGGTAACATGTTAGCTAAGGAAGAAACACAGTCAAAAGTGCTATTTCCACTCTGTTGCTTTGAGATTTCAAATGTCAATTTGAAGGTTCTTGGTTCCCCTTTCCAAGATTTCTTGCATTCTTGTCCTTCTCTTTCTTTATGTTTTAGAAAAGATGGTGCATCTTAGTTACTTAAACATGTTAGCCAATTGAAGTCGAACAGCTTAGAGAATTTCTTGTTCTGTTATTTTCAGTATTCAACCTTAAGGGAACCTACTAGGTCAAGATGGAATATAGTTTTGCATtcaaattttgactttttttttgggTGTTTGGGAAGTTCTTTCTTCCTTTATGGTGGAGTCTTTTCTAGAAGTTAGTTTATTCAGCAAATATAACGAACAATTGCTTTAGGAAAATCTGAGTGATTGTCTTATGTGTGAAGATTATTGTTTCTTCTTTCCCTGGTGTAACTTCAACCTGTAAATCTCTGCAGGTGTTTGCTATTGTGATTTTTTATGCAGTCAATGCCCTGTCCTGTTTATCTTTAAGTTTTTTTGGTCGGGGAGGGGTTGGGTTGGGGGTGGTGCCAGCTGTAGCAATAAGTTTCTTCTGACAGGAGGTTCTTTTTTTCTTATAGAACTCTTTGGTTTCTGAGTTTGATTTTTGGTGCTATTTGTCTATAAGATCGTAGAATGTTACCTTCTCACCCTTAGGGGTGCATACACCAGCCATCCCAGTAATGTCTGTTCTCCACATAGGAAGGATAAGATATTGCTCTGATATGATTATGTGAAACTGATATGCCTCTATCCATCTCAACTTGGTTTTTATAAATTTATGCAATATGCATTTCATTTATGGGTGGTGCTTGTGGTTTATATCATGTTCATCCTTATAGCATGTCAATTTCTGAATTTCCTAAATGAATTCCCTTCAAGTTCTGCGTTATCTGATTTGCCTTTTCTCATTCTTTCCCTAGATTCCCGTGAACAAGGTCCGAACATATGGTGGTTTGAGGAATGTGCTAATGAAGAGGATATTTCTTTCTGCTTTACATTTCCGTATCAACACTCGGTATAAGGTGCATCTCTGTAACTTGGGTCTCcctctttttatccttttctctttttcctattACAACTCCATTACATTCTACCATATGATGTTAAAATATGCTTTTAGCACGCCTCAAATGTTTTATCAGCCTATATACTTGTTTTTATGGTTTAATCAGTCTGAAAGGACGTAAAATTCAAGTACTTATCCagaaaggaaaaatagttaagaaaaaagagaaagaatagAGAATTCACCGCTTAATCGAAAAGAATTGCAATGTAAATATTCTTTATAATGTAATGTGCTGATATATAATCTGATtctttaaattcttcatcctttaTTCAACATGGAATAAATAGTTTATTCGTACGCATTTACTTTTGATGGGAAACGAGTGGGATCTACTTTTGCCTTTCACTTTCCTCATCTAGAAGTAGAAGATCCTAACACATTGAGCTGATGCTATGGAGCAGAATTGGTTGAAAACTGATTAGAAGTTTTATTGTGCTGAATTAGCTAAGAGACTGGTGCTATGGTTTTTTAAAATGGGTTCACTACATGGAAAGAATGGTTGATTAAAGATGAAGAAAGGAGACTGATAATGCAACCATTGCCTCATCCTTGTTTATGTACTTTTTCAAAGTTTGCCTATGGACCATAGTCAAGCAGATTTATTTTTTGGTACAAGCTTTTATTTATGCTTACTTAAAAGATTTATTAAAttaaagagaaaagaagaggtTTATATGGCTAAGGACAATATGTCCTTAAAAAGAACCTAAACAGCCAAATAGGAAAATTGGCATATATTTTCCCGGTACTAGTTATaccttttttgatttttgatttccTGAATGGTACTATTTTGTTGAATAAAAGGTATTTTTATTCCCGAGAAGATTGTATGTCCACTATACAAGAGTTTAGAACAATGCTTACAAGGAAGACTTTATATCTACAAACTGATAGAACTGTGGTagttattttttgtttatttttttgggAGGAGGGTTGGTGTTCTGCTTTACAATGTAACATTTAAATTTCAATTTCTGCAATTTTATTGCTTTTCTAATTTGAAGAACTTTTCAGAGTTCAAATCCTCCATTCACCTCAGTTGAACTGGATCATAGTGACTCTGGAAGGGAAGGGTGTACTGTGACCACTCTCACAGTGACTGCGGAACCTAAAAATTGGCAGAATGCAGTCAAAGTTGCTGTGCAGGAGGTTTGTTCTGCTATTTGCTTCAGTACAGCAGTTGCTTTTGCTTTTTCTCTTGATAACTTGTTTGTTATCCTCGTTGTTGTCATTGTACCCTTCTTGATTATGATGTTGCtgatttttgttttatctttCCTTTACAACTTTTTCTGTGTTTTCTTCGCTAATGGATCAAGATTCAAGGCTGCTCTTGCAATTCCTTGATGCCTCCTTTCTTTTCGTTTATTCTGATGGGGAAATTCATTTTTCTTTATGCTGATCATATTCTGCTCTTCTCGTCTTCTTGCCTATTGTTTTTCTTCACAATGTTGATGATGCTTTCCTATACATGGTAAAGGTCCGAAGGCTGAAAGAATTCGGTGTCACAAAGGGTGAGTTAGCTCGTTATACGGATGCCTTGCTAAAAGATAGTGAACAGTTAGCTGCTATGATCGACAATGTTTCATCAGTGGATAATCTGGATTTTGTTATGGAGAGCGATGCACTTGGCCATACTGTTATGGATCAAAGACAAGGACATGAAAGCTTGCTTGCTGTTGCCGGAACCATCACTTTGGAGGAGGTAATCTTTTAATTGGTGCTTCTATACTTGCATTGGAATTTATTTCTCCACGTTGTCCGTTTTAGATTATCTTGGAGATTCCATATAAGTCCAAAGTGGTGCATTCGGTCACAGTTATTTGATTGGTACCATACATGATCTTCTCTTAATCGCTGATCGGTATGCTGCTCAGGCCATGGTGCCAACCATATTTTTGACATGTCTTGAGTGTTCAAAGCTGTTTCTTCTTGGTGCTTGAAGTTCTTAACAATATTTTCTATTACCTAACTGCATTTCAGGTAAATGCCACTGGTGCTGAAGTTTTAGAATATATTTCTGATTTTGGAAAACCATCAGCACCACTTCCTGCAGCAATTGTTGCATGTGTTCCGTCAAAGGTGCATGTTGACGGCGGAGGAGAAGCTGAATTCAGAATATCTCCAGAGGAGATTACAACTGCTATCGTATCAGGTCTGAAAGAATCAATTGAGCCGGAGCCAGAGGTAGATTTTCTAAGTTCTCTTATTTTTTAACTGCTTTCAGTCTCTTATTTTGTTTATGGAGCAATGGGCTTTCTTAACTGATAGTTCAAGGCACTAGCTGCTGTAGTTTACTTCAATTGTATTCTCTTAACAAATTCTAGATAGTtggaatttttgttttctttacatAAACTCTTTTCGATATGTAAAGGCAAGGTAGAGGCTTTTGTCGGCAACTCATGGATGACAATTCACTATTTCTTCTTTGATGTTTTCAGCTTGAGGTGCCAACAGAGTTGATCACGTCAGAACAACTTGAAGAACTGAGGTTGAAGAGGTGCCCATCCTTTGTGCCGGTGGCGACAAATTCAGATATCACTAAATCCTATGACAATGAAACTGGGATCGTCCAAAGACGTCTTTCAAATGGTATTCCTATAAATTATAAGGTATGGACCTGTACCCTGTTCAAGTTATATTCGGAGTCTACTGTTTGTCCTGTTGCTGTCTTCAACAGTCTGAAATTTTAACATTACCCAGTATTTAGGATTATTTTAGGTCCTGTGAATCGAGTTCATAAGCTAATATTTTAGGTGCACCCAAATAAATAGGAATTGATACGGTTGAGAAACATCTGAGATCTTGCAACCAGatgaaaacaaaaaagaaataggaGAGGAGTTTCTGTTTCTTGGTTTTTCTTGCTTGCTAGTTGCTCTAGTTTTTGATTGTTCTGTTGTATTTGGTAGATTACAAAAAATGAAGCCAATTGTGGGGTGATGAGACTTATCGTTGGAGGTGGACGGGCAGCGGAAAGTTCTCATGAAAAAGGATCCGTTATTGTGGGTGTTCGAACTCTGAGTGAAGGGGGCCGTGTTGGTAACTTTTCAAGAGAACAGGTTAGGATCCATTATCCTTGATGAAATTGCACCCATCTTGTCTGCTCTTTTGAATAGCTTGGGAAACAGCAGGTGTCTAATATGTCCTTTGTGTTGATCAAAGTTTGTAAAATGGAAAAATGATTCTGCATCAGAATGATATTAGACCCGTTCCCTTTGTTCTGGCAAATTCTTGCTGGATCTTGTACCGTAGGTCTTAACTTTTTTTCTTATGGTACGTTATGTCATTAGTCTTAATTGTACACTTGCTCAACTAGTAACTTAAATTAGTTATATCCAATCTTAATCAAAGACCAAAAGTATACACAATTCTTCTTGTGAACTAATTGGCTTCTCATATTATGTTCTTTGGACTTAGTGTATAATTGAAGATAACTTATCCTATTCATTTGGTGTGTTTTCACTTTCTTCTATCTGCAATCGAAGTATTATTGGGTGCCATGGAGTTAAATTCTTTGCTGAATCTGCATAGACATTGTCTGGAATGATGTCTGTCAACTCTTTTGGTCTTTTACGGTGTGTCTCCAGGTAGAGCTTTTCTGTGTGAATCACTTGATAAATTGCTCACTGGAGTCAACGGAAGAATTTATCTGCATGGAGTTCCGCTTTACTTTACGAGACAATGCAATGCGTGGTGCTTTCCAGTTACTTCATATGGTGCTTGAGGTAATAGCAACAGCAGCATATTAAGTTATTCATACTATCATTATTATTACTAAATACAGTTTCTGCAGTTGTTCTCAATGTTGCATATCACCCCCCTATGTGTTCCCGAAAACAAAAGCGGTGCCTTTTGATTACCTAGATGAAAAATGACAGGCCAATTTATGGTTCATGTGGGATGCTGCCAAGGTTTTATTGCAATTATTGGGCTAGTCTTATGTACAGTTGAGAACGCTACCTTGCTATTTTGTTGTTAAATAATTTTCTAACTTAAGTTAAATGTGGATGACATGCAGCATAGTGTTTGGCTGGATGATGCATTTGACCGAGCTAAACAGTTGTACATGTCATATTACCGCTCTATCCCTAAGAGTTTAGAACGCTCAACTGCCCATAAGCTCATGCTAGCTATGCTAAATGGAGATGAGCGCTTTGTTGAGCCAACTCCACATTCATTGCAAAGCTTAACTCTGGAAAGTGTAAGAGCAGCTGTAATGGATCAATTCGTCAGTGACAACATGGAGGTGAGCTTTTTCTTTACAAAAGAATGTTGATAAgcttatttgtcattttattgttTTGCTCATTTAAACATAGTACCTACATGTTTGATGATTGTGTTTCCTCTTCATTTGATTGTAATTATCCTTTGTTAGGTGAGTATCGTTGGAGACTTCTTGGAGGAAGATATTGAATCATGCATTCTTGACTATTTGGGAACTGTCAAACCGACAAAAGGTTTTGAGAAAGCACAGCAATACAGCCCAATCTTGTTCAGCACCTCTCCCTTTGGTTTGCAGCATCAGCAAGTAAGAAAAGATTTTTTCTCTGGCATATGTTTTTTTTCTGCCTTTCTTTGGATGATCATCTTGGTCCTAGGTGGCTTCTTGTGATATATGTGGAATCCTATGTTTTAAATCTCAATTCTATTTTGGACCCAAAATGTCTCATGCTTTTAGTTGCAGTTcgttccttcttttttttcttttaaactgAAATTCTTTGGTTATTACCAGGTATTTTTGAAGGATACAGATGAGAGAGCGTGTGCTTATATTGCCGGCCCTGCACCAAACCGCTGGGGATTTACTTCTGAGGGGAAAGATCTTTTTGAGTCTGTTGGCGATCTCTCTGCAAATGACCGTGAGTGTCTTCACCATATACTTGGATTCATTGTTGCACAAGTGTCAAATTGTTAAACTTATCACAAAAAATTCTGATGAAAAATTGTAAATGTAATCCGAAAGAGTCCCTACAGTTGCAAAAATATTTTGCTTTAATCTCGTTTGTATCATGTCTAGGGTTGAAAAAAACGATGTTTCGTAAAAGCATCAGTGATTGATGGTTGCGCTGGACATTCTAACTGCATTTCTCTCTTCTGTGGATTCATAAGCATACTAGATTTCCTCAATTTCATTTTGTGTGTACGTTTCGTTTAAGCGcttggaatttgtgaaagaaattcaaaaatatatcaaAGCATGATAAATGAACTCTGTGATCGTCACTATACTTTTCAAAATATCAGTGCCTATGTTACTATCAAAGTTTGTGTCTCACAATTGTAGTAAGTTTGGAAGAAAAAGAATGAAGTTCAAGGTATTCTTTTGGTAACAAATAAAATAGCTTGATAAAAATTATTGTCTATGACTCTATGGCAGTTGTGATTTCCTAGTTGCCACCCACTCTAAGTGCTTATTCATTCTGCTAATGTGCATGTCGTGACCATTTGTGGAACTGGGGAGTGACTGTCTTTCCTTGACTTATTTAGTTGCTTGACTTTTGGCTACTCGTCTTTTTCCTTAAATACCTTTCTTTGCACTGCATCTGTTCAAAATCCGCTGTAGTATTGCTGTTATTGCAAATCTTAGTCTACTAATGTGTCCTTATAGATACTAGTTAATGCATCTTACAACATCCATGATATACAAGTTTTTCCGTTGACGCAATTCGGACCTATGAGTTCTCATACATCAGTTTTAATCTACAAAGGCTTCCTAGGAATGAAGAAGTTAATGGATAATGCTGCATAGAATGATATAAAATGTTAGCCATCAACATTAATGTGGACCAGTGAATTTCTTTCCAGATGAGTTGGAACAAAGCGATGTGCCCCTACAAGGACGACTCCGTAATCATCCTCTGTTTTATGCCATTGCAATGGGTCTATTGGCTGAGATCATAAACTCCAGGTAGATTATTAAATAACTTTGTTTCCTCATTATAATTTTTGACAATGCTAATATTTTTTTTCCTGCTCTTGATTTTGAGTTATATAAGAAGTCTTACAATCTCTCGGAATTCGTGCTAACCTAGTGAAGAACATAACACAGTAGAAGTAAAAGGTCTATATTGCGATACTACCCAGTGGGGATTATGTGTTGGCCGTGTTGGTACACTTACATTGGGATTGGTGTTGGCTAGGAGTCTTTGGTTTGTTTAAACATTTGGATGTCTTTGTAGGATAAGTGTGAGACCTAGTGAACTCCTTATTTATCTTAAGCAATAAATTTTTGAGTTTGGAAGTGAACGTGCCCAAATAGAACAGAATAGATATAGAGGATTTTTATAACTGACTACTTGGGATTGAGGTATGATCATTATCATGTCCTGATGGTAAAATGTACTTTTAGTGCCACTATTAATGGTACCTAgcttcaaataaataaaaaaaggatATATTCAGATGACACAGAAAGTACCCGTTACATGTCACCCTCTGCTGCTTTTACATTTCTGGTTTGCGGATGTTGAGGGTTGCTGTAACACACTACCTCAGTTGCAATGTTGTTTCTGTTGTGCTTATATTAACGCATAACACATTGATCTGTGCAGGCTTTTCACTACAGTTAGGGACTCTCTTGGACTGACATATGATGTTTCGTTTGAACTTAACCTCTTTGACCGCTTGAAGCTAGGGTGGTATGTCGTCTCAGTGACTTCAACCCCTGGAAAGGTACAATCTTTTTCTACTTGAGCTAGCAGATATAATAGTTCTGTTTTGTTTTCTCAAGACTGATCAATGTGCTTACAGGTGCACAAAGCTGTTGATGCTTGCAAGAATGTCCTAAGAGGTTTGCTTAGCAACAGGATTGTACCGAGGGAGTTGGACCGGGTTAGTTTCTTTCCTCATGAATAGTTGTTAACAAAAGATCATTTTGTTTCTTAAGAGGACCTAAAGTTGTGGCTGTATGCATTCTTATTACAATTCTCTGTGATTGACTTGAGTCAGCCTCTCACAACCATTGATTGACGGTGAACTGGGGGGGTTTTGTGTGTGTGTAGGGGGAGGGGGTTGCGAATGGCTCTGCCACTACGTGATTCATTTCCCTAGGTTTTATTCTGGAATTTGAGATTCCGGTATGTGATTGACTAGTTAGTAAAATTGATGTGAATTAATGTTTTCGAGTCTCATCTAATTTGTCTCTTCTCCAGGCTACATAAATGTAGATGTTAGTTAGACATCATATTGTCTACACTAAAATTCATATGATTTACACAAATTCTTTTTTGTATAGGCAAGACGAACACTTCTTATGCGACATGAAGCTGAAATTAAGTCAAATGCCTATTGGCTTGGACTGTTATCTCATTTACAAGCACCTTCTGTACCTAGGAAGGTATTGTTTTATTCTTGGTTTATTGTTCTCAATGTACTGTTTTATCCATGACCAAAGAGACATCACGTGGAAGCCCAGAGGTTTACAGTTTTATTGTTTAGCTACGTTATTCTTTGATATTTAACTGCTTCTATCTTTTTTCTGTTTGGTATCAGGACATCTCTTGCATCAAAGATCTCACTTTGTTGTATGAAACTGCCACCATTGAAGACATATATGTTGCCTATGAGCAGTTGAAGATAGATGAAAACTCTTTGTACTCTTGCATTGGTGTTGCTGGGGCTCAGGCTGGAGAAGATGTTTCTGGTAAATATATAGATTTCTGAATGGGGTTTGAATTGCTTTAAGTGTCTTTCACTACTGCCCTCCTTTTGGCTGCCTTCGTTTATCTTGATCGTAGCATTTTCCACTTCAAGATGGAATATGGCTATACTGTTGAAGGACACTATCATGGCTTGCCATTgcctaatttttgtttttcttcactTGGTCCTAAAAGCTTTGTGGccaatgagtaatatttgttcctggtatttattttatttccacTCTGTAGATATTCTACAATTAATGGGTAATAATATGTTCTGAGCAACTCTTGTCTTCTTGTTATCTACATTTTTCCATTGATAAATTGAACTGTGTGTGCAGCCTCATTAGAAGTGGAAGAAACAGATGAGGGCCTTCAAGGTGTTCTTCCCATGGGACGGGGGTCATCTACAGTGACGCGTCCAACTACATGATTCATTGACAAAAAATTTGTTGATCAGATAAGGTACATCTCTTGACTGTTCCATCTCATTGAATATAGGCATTTCTATCATTCAATTTCTGGGACTTTTGTGAAAGCTAAGCCTATTTGTGAAGCTAAGCCTCTGAAAGGGAAGTAACGATCTGACACTATGTGATGAATAGTTGTTTAAAGAAGTTGTAGAAAAAGGTAATAATGAGAGGTAGAGAAAGAACGTGTTTCGGAATCATAGGCTTCAagctatttatagttgtgggattCAGAATTTTGGATTTTTTCACTTGTCTATTATATTGTCATCAGGAGGGTTTGAACTAGGTTAAGTCCTTATTGTCTGTTCTAGGAAGGAAACAATATGTATCGGTTTGAGTTCCACAAAATGCAATAGATGGTGGAGTACTAGTTTATGTCATTGTCCTTATAGATTTGGCCAATTAGTCATTTTACATTATCAAGTTAATAGTACTCCTGGCAATGGTTTAGAACTTACATCTAAACCACATTCTGCTGTTTTTTTAGGCGGTAGGTTATCATACAAGTGTGAGAGATTTACACGACAAGCTAGTAGTGTATCTTACATGATTATTGACCTGTGGCTAAGAGGAGGTTTCGTAAGATCTTTAAAGGTCTGAAACCTTCAGAAGTCGGAAAAAATAAGCAATTGGAGCAAGCCTCTATGATGGCTTTGTGCAAACAGCTAATTTCCTTGAGGGCAACGCAATAATTTGCAGAAGTGACACAGTTCTGATCATCCATTGATCCTCTCGCAATGTATCGACAGGTTTAATATGATAGAAGTCCAAAAAGAATTTTCTTGTTACAACACATGTTAATTAGCTGTTGTATCACTC
This sequence is a window from Nicotiana sylvestris chromosome 3, ASM39365v2, whole genome shotgun sequence. Protein-coding genes within it:
- the LOC104218657 gene encoding stromal processing peptidase, chloroplastic, with translation MQATSVVFNTKPVLAPIHVYSDSQSSLVVTSQSNWVQRKRSIKLRSHRHSQSRAYLIRNKLQSVQGRCLRQNVEQLHRANILNRRQPVSCFLYPQRRQIGINKVKNGVFLDKSTFQLSKQHRGDVSVKELQVPRATVGPDEPHAASTAWPDGILEKQEFDMLDPEVERAEFEQFLSSELPCHPKLYRGQLKNGLRYLILPNKIPPNRFEAHMEVHVGSIDEEDDEQGIAHMIEHVAFLGSKKREKLLGTGARSNAYTDFHHTVFHIHSPTSTKGSEGDCLPVVLDALNEIAFHPKFLASRVEKERRAILSELQMMNTIEYRVDCQLLQHLHSENKLSKRFPIGLEEQIKKWDADKIRKFHERWYFPANATLYIVGDIDNISQTIYHIEDVFGKTEMDNEPNSAPSPSAFGAMASFLVPKLTVGLSSNSTHDRSSASLDQAKALRKERHAVRPPVQHNWSLPGHNNDTKTPQIFQHELLQNFSMNMFCKIPVNKVRTYGGLRNVLMKRIFLSALHFRINTRYKSSNPPFTSVELDHSDSGREGCTVTTLTVTAEPKNWQNAVKVAVQEVRRLKEFGVTKGELARYTDALLKDSEQLAAMIDNVSSVDNLDFVMESDALGHTVMDQRQGHESLLAVAGTITLEEVNATGAEVLEYISDFGKPSAPLPAAIVACVPSKVHVDGGGEAEFRISPEEITTAIVSGLKESIEPEPELEVPTELITSEQLEELRLKRCPSFVPVATNSDITKSYDNETGIVQRRLSNGIPINYKITKNEANCGVMRLIVGGGRAAESSHEKGSVIVGVRTLSEGGRVGNFSREQVELFCVNHLINCSLESTEEFICMEFRFTLRDNAMRGAFQLLHMVLEHSVWLDDAFDRAKQLYMSYYRSIPKSLERSTAHKLMLAMLNGDERFVEPTPHSLQSLTLESVRAAVMDQFVSDNMEVSIVGDFLEEDIESCILDYLGTVKPTKGFEKAQQYSPILFSTSPFGLQHQQVFLKDTDERACAYIAGPAPNRWGFTSEGKDLFESVGDLSANDHELEQSDVPLQGRLRNHPLFYAIAMGLLAEIINSRLFTTVRDSLGLTYDVSFELNLFDRLKLGWYVVSVTSTPGKVHKAVDACKNVLRGLLSNRIVPRELDRARRTLLMRHEAEIKSNAYWLGLLSHLQAPSVPRKDISCIKDLTLLYETATIEDIYVAYEQLKIDENSLYSCIGVAGAQAGEDVSASLEVEETDEGLQGVLPMGRGSSTVTRPTT